Proteins encoded by one window of Cylindrospermum stagnale PCC 7417:
- the trpE gene encoding anthranilate synthase component I, producing the protein MISPNFSHFSQLALEGNFVPVYQEWIADLDTPVSAWYKVCADQPYSFLLESVEGGEKLGRYSLLGGDPQWILEARGDRTIQTQRDGSQVVFTGDPFTALDKCLAPYYPVKLPQLPSGIGGLFGFWGYELIHWIEPRVPVYPPDERNIPDGLWMQVDHLLVFDQVKRKIWAIAYADLRDKEVSLEAAYQQACDRVTQMVSKLSQPLSPQNTKLTWTPPGTREKAGTDEYTSNTTRPDFCASVEKAKEYIKAGDIFQVVISQRLSTAYTGDPFALYRSLRQINPSPYMAYFNFKDWQIIGSSPEVMVKAERDPDGGTIATVRPIAGTRPRGKTYQEDIALAEDLLQDPKEIAEHVMLVDLGRNDLGRVCQSGSVRVDELMVVERYSHVMHIVSNVVGKLAPDKNAWDLLKASFPAGTVSGAPKIRAMEIIHELEPSRRGVYSGVYGYYDFEGQLNCAIAIRTMVLHNKTVTVQAGAGLVADSEPEKEYEETLNKARGLLEAIRCLR; encoded by the coding sequence ATGATCTCCCCCAATTTTTCTCATTTTTCCCAGCTAGCTTTAGAAGGCAACTTTGTGCCAGTGTATCAGGAATGGATCGCCGACCTGGATACGCCTGTATCTGCTTGGTATAAAGTTTGTGCAGATCAGCCCTATAGCTTTTTGTTGGAATCGGTGGAAGGTGGAGAAAAACTCGGACGTTATAGTTTATTGGGTGGTGATCCGCAGTGGATTTTGGAAGCAAGGGGCGATCGCACGATTCAAACACAGCGGGATGGTTCCCAGGTTGTGTTTACAGGTGATCCCTTTACAGCATTAGACAAATGTCTCGCACCATATTACCCAGTCAAGTTACCGCAACTACCTTCAGGAATTGGTGGTTTGTTTGGGTTTTGGGGTTATGAATTAATTCACTGGATTGAGCCGCGAGTGCCAGTTTATCCACCGGATGAAAGAAATATCCCGGATGGATTGTGGATGCAGGTAGACCACCTGTTAGTTTTTGACCAAGTGAAACGGAAAATTTGGGCGATCGCTTATGCTGATTTACGTGACAAAGAAGTTAGTTTAGAAGCGGCATATCAACAAGCATGCGATCGCGTTACCCAGATGGTAAGCAAGCTATCTCAACCCCTATCGCCACAAAATACCAAATTGACCTGGACACCACCAGGAACGAGGGAAAAAGCGGGAACAGATGAATACACCAGCAACACCACCCGCCCAGATTTCTGCGCCAGCGTCGAAAAAGCCAAAGAATATATTAAAGCTGGCGACATCTTCCAAGTCGTAATTTCCCAGCGATTATCAACAGCATACACAGGCGATCCTTTTGCCCTTTACCGTTCGCTGCGCCAGATTAATCCTTCGCCTTACATGGCTTACTTTAACTTTAAAGATTGGCAAATTATTGGTTCCAGTCCGGAAGTGATGGTGAAAGCAGAACGCGATCCTGATGGTGGGACAATAGCAACAGTCCGCCCGATAGCGGGGACACGTCCACGGGGTAAGACATATCAAGAAGATATCGCCTTAGCCGAAGATTTACTCCAAGACCCCAAAGAAATCGCTGAACACGTCATGCTGGTTGATTTAGGACGGAATGACTTAGGGCGTGTTTGCCAAAGCGGTAGCGTTAGAGTGGATGAATTAATGGTAGTTGAGCGCTACTCTCATGTGATGCACATTGTGAGTAATGTGGTGGGTAAATTAGCCCCTGATAAGAATGCCTGGGATTTACTCAAGGCTAGCTTCCCAGCGGGAACAGTTAGCGGCGCACCCAAAATCAGGGCGATGGAAATTATCCATGAGTTAGAACCTAGCCGTCGGGGTGTTTATTCCGGTGTTTATGGCTATTACGATTTTGAAGGACAATTAAATTGTGCGATCGCCATTCGCACAATGGTATTACACAATAAGACTGTCACAGTCCAAGCCGGTGCCGGTTTGGTGGCTGACTCTGAACCAGAGAAAGAATACGAAGAAACCCTAAATAAAGCGAGAGGGTTGTTAGAAGCAATTCGCTGTTTACGTTGA
- a CDS encoding photosystem I reaction center subunit II PsaD, with amino-acid sequence MAEKLSGQTPLYGGSTGGLLSKAEQEEKYAITWTSAKEQVFELPTGGAATMRKGENLLYLARKEQGIALGGQLRKFKITDYKIYRILPKGETTLIHPADGVFPEKVNPGRDKVRYVPRRIGQNPSPAQLKFSGKATHDA; translated from the coding sequence ATGGCAGAAAAGCTATCTGGACAAACGCCGCTCTATGGTGGCAGCACTGGTGGACTCCTGAGCAAAGCAGAACAAGAAGAAAAGTACGCTATCACTTGGACTAGCGCCAAAGAGCAGGTATTTGAATTGCCTACAGGTGGCGCTGCTACTATGCGAAAGGGCGAAAACCTCTTGTACTTAGCGCGGAAAGAACAAGGCATCGCCTTGGGTGGTCAACTCCGGAAATTCAAAATCACAGACTACAAAATTTACCGGATTTTACCCAAAGGGGAAACCACTTTAATTCACCCGGCTGATGGTGTCTTCCCTGAAAAAGTTAACCCAGGTCGTGACAAAGTGCGTTATGTACCACGCCGCATCGGCCAAAACCCCAGTCCAGCACAACTCAAGTTTAGTGGTAAAGCTACCCACGACGCATAG
- a CDS encoding DUF2605 domain-containing protein produces MRDSNLPGTELLKTVLEPLLEDFQYWFSRSRQMLETEQLSFMSDQEQTDLLMRINQAQAELTTAKVLFAATGEQVGIDIATLKPWHQLVTECWNVARRSREAREV; encoded by the coding sequence ATGCGAGACTCTAATTTACCAGGGACTGAGTTGCTGAAAACAGTGTTAGAACCGCTGTTAGAGGATTTTCAATATTGGTTTTCGCGATCGCGCCAAATGCTGGAAACCGAGCAACTCTCATTTATGAGTGACCAAGAGCAAACTGACTTGCTCATGCGGATTAACCAAGCACAGGCAGAACTCACCACAGCAAAGGTGCTGTTTGCAGCAACTGGAGAACAAGTCGGTATTGATATAGCAACTTTAAAGCCTTGGCATCAATTGGTAACAGAATGCTGGAATGTGGCAAGGCGCTCCCGTGAAGCGCGAGAAGTCTGA
- a CDS encoding DICT sensory domain-containing protein, with protein sequence MSISTSVLSDLLKSLPYLRPQLYFKASLTALSHAMEDQVLAATLVQPLVIASFQRERFYRQEAHRYQRLSQRSNQIYVLSAPETDFTNSSEYYEKVAFEPEDGLSQEWHLVVIADNYATCLVCRESLGSIAKNKQLPEISPSLDTDTGRRFEGIWTSERGVSLKAAQLLLDRIVVYRPVLAEKIEEARQRFGIGEPRSNSGGAALNEYACDIDTDPFVQRLVTYLQASQYKLHKAYRSITAQARKERLVNSISTAIRRSLDPREVLNVAAQELGQHLGTCRCLIYRAQATDAQAIIEHEFLTPGIVSVRGQTWELESNPLFREIIQQGEGVCVADTLIDYRVTNSAALSLIAKKFAIRSWLMEPVFYQGRLLGIVELHYCRLPPHEWQSGELDLVKAIATQVGAALIQAEAFANLEELNKQLEALDRTRSNLIAITGHELRTPLSTIQVCLESLASEPDMPLELQQVMLSTALSDSERMRKLVQDFLTLSNLESGRVEWHPESLSLQECVDLALSRLRSRTSEDKPPQVKTQIAENLPLVRADGDWLVEVLAKLIDNACKFTPSFGEITIKAERNSNQMVEVTVADTGRGIEPNRLEIVFDRFYQEEGALRRTTGGTGLGLAISRQIVNGWGGEIWAKSTGKDQGSQFHFTIPIVQGTTGD encoded by the coding sequence ATGAGTATTTCGACTTCTGTGCTGAGTGATCTGCTAAAGTCACTACCCTACCTGCGGCCCCAGCTATATTTCAAGGCTTCACTAACGGCGCTCTCCCATGCGATGGAAGATCAGGTTTTGGCTGCGACTTTAGTCCAGCCCCTGGTAATTGCTAGTTTCCAACGAGAGCGATTTTACCGCCAAGAAGCTCATCGTTACCAACGGCTTTCCCAGCGAAGTAATCAAATATATGTATTATCTGCACCGGAAACGGATTTCACCAATAGCTCGGAATACTATGAAAAAGTAGCCTTTGAGCCAGAGGATGGCTTAAGTCAAGAGTGGCATTTGGTGGTGATTGCGGATAATTATGCTACTTGTTTGGTTTGCCGGGAAAGCCTCGGCTCCATTGCTAAAAATAAGCAACTTCCGGAGATCAGCCCTAGTTTGGATACGGACACAGGGCGAAGATTTGAAGGGATTTGGACATCAGAGCGGGGTGTCAGTCTAAAAGCAGCCCAATTGCTATTAGATAGGATTGTTGTTTATAGACCAGTCTTGGCAGAAAAAATTGAGGAGGCACGCCAGCGGTTTGGCATCGGGGAGCCTAGAAGTAACTCTGGAGGCGCAGCCCTCAATGAGTATGCTTGTGATATTGATACTGACCCCTTTGTGCAGCGCTTAGTGACTTACCTGCAAGCTAGTCAGTACAAATTACACAAAGCCTACCGTTCTATTACTGCCCAAGCCCGCAAGGAACGCTTGGTTAACTCAATTAGCACCGCTATTCGCCGATCTCTTGATCCCCGCGAAGTTCTCAATGTGGCAGCCCAAGAATTGGGGCAGCATTTGGGAACTTGCCGCTGTTTAATTTATCGCGCTCAAGCCACGGATGCCCAAGCCATTATTGAACATGAGTTTTTGACTCCTGGCATTGTCTCTGTGCGCGGGCAAACCTGGGAATTAGAGAGCAATCCGCTTTTTCGGGAAATCATCCAACAGGGTGAGGGTGTTTGTGTGGCTGATACGCTGATTGACTATCGTGTTACCAATTCGGCGGCGCTTTCCTTAATTGCCAAAAAGTTCGCCATTCGTTCTTGGCTGATGGAACCAGTGTTTTATCAGGGGCGATTGTTGGGGATTGTGGAGTTACACTATTGCCGTCTGCCACCCCACGAGTGGCAATCTGGGGAGTTGGATTTGGTAAAAGCGATCGCTACTCAAGTGGGGGCAGCGCTGATCCAAGCAGAAGCCTTCGCTAACCTAGAAGAACTTAACAAGCAGCTAGAAGCCCTAGACCGCACCCGCAGTAACTTGATAGCTATCACTGGACATGAACTCCGTACCCCCCTATCTACTATTCAAGTGTGTCTGGAAAGTCTGGCCAGCGAACCAGATATGCCTCTAGAGTTGCAGCAAGTGATGTTGAGTACGGCTCTTTCTGACTCAGAACGGATGCGGAAACTGGTGCAAGATTTCCTGACGCTTTCCAACTTAGAAAGTGGTCGAGTGGAATGGCATCCAGAATCCCTTAGCTTGCAAGAATGTGTAGATTTAGCTCTCAGCCGACTGCGATCGCGCACATCAGAGGATAAACCGCCCCAAGTCAAAACTCAAATTGCCGAAAACCTGCCTTTGGTTAGGGCTGATGGTGATTGGCTGGTGGAGGTACTGGCAAAACTCATAGACAATGCTTGCAAATTTACACCGTCATTCGGAGAGATCACCATTAAAGCTGAACGCAACAGCAATCAGATGGTTGAAGTCACCGTGGCTGACACGGGACGAGGCATTGAACCCAATCGTCTGGAAATAGTTTTTGACCGCTTCTATCAAGAAGAGGGAGCACTGCGCCGTACCACCGGTGGCACTGGTCTGGGATTAGCAATTTCTCGCCAAATTGTCAATGGCTGGGGGGGTGAGATTTGGGCCAAGTCAACGGGCAAAGACCAAGGCAGTCAGTTTCATTTCACCATCCCCATAGTTCAAGGCACTACTGGGGACTAG
- a CDS encoding amylo-alpha-1,6-glucosidase: MTPDTLITPEKIFLDGKTFIPAEQLPIPEWPCVVSERQQPTLTVKDDDLFLVTDTMGNISGCSLNDGSPSMGLFCCDTRFLSRLELQIDGRSPVLLSSTAEKGFSLSVLCTNPRVEERLKADSVGIRRELVLNGALFEELEVSNFSTTTVSFELSLSFDADYVDLFEVRGFGREKRGKILRLLESTHEDVPSTVVDGAKLSEVQSSREESLTLAYQGLDGLVMESRIQFQYRQPDYFKGYTAVWQLELASHETQKLGYRVNMLTNNKSSSTVNAAVTLVQAKAAELMEEQHWVQQITRISSDKSIFNRVVERAEQDMYLLRQSFGKHKTVSAGVPWFSTLFGRDSLITASQTLMLNPQIAKETLTLLAAFQGKAEDEWREEEPGKILHELRLGEMARCQEIPHTPYYGTVDATPLWLMLYAEYYAWTNDKETIEQLWPNALAAMEWIDHHTKETGYLSYYRKSKRGLTNQGWKDSGDCIVDSKGNLAHGSIALCEVQAYVYAAKTRLAEIARMRKRLDLVERWQEEARELKVRFNKDFWIEDQDFCALALDGEGNQADSITSNPGHCLHLGIFTPEKAYSVAERLRAPDMFNGWGIRTLSSLSPAYNPMGYHIGSVWPHDNSLIAIGLRSLGLIDQALELFQGLFDMTNQQPYQRPPELFCGYELNGDNAPVHYPVACTPQAWATGSIFQLLQMVVNLVPDAQNNCLRIIDPALPESINRLSLHNLRVGPTILDLEFERSGSTTACRVIKKRGNLRVVIEA, translated from the coding sequence ATGACACCGGATACACTAATCACACCGGAAAAGATTTTCTTGGACGGAAAAACTTTTATTCCCGCAGAACAGTTACCTATCCCGGAATGGCCTTGTGTTGTCAGTGAAAGACAACAGCCAACTCTCACGGTTAAAGATGATGATTTATTTTTGGTGACAGACACGATGGGGAACATTTCCGGTTGTTCCCTGAATGATGGCAGCCCCAGTATGGGACTATTTTGCTGTGATACTCGGTTTCTCAGCCGTCTGGAGTTGCAGATTGATGGGCGATCGCCGGTTCTCCTCAGCAGTACCGCTGAAAAAGGGTTTTCCCTCTCAGTTTTGTGTACTAATCCCAGAGTTGAAGAGCGTCTGAAAGCTGATAGTGTGGGGATTCGCCGGGAACTTGTACTCAATGGGGCACTTTTTGAAGAATTAGAAGTGTCTAACTTCAGTACGACAACCGTTAGTTTTGAACTCAGCCTCAGCTTTGATGCAGATTATGTTGATTTATTTGAAGTTCGGGGCTTTGGCAGAGAAAAACGGGGGAAAATCTTACGCCTATTGGAATCCACCCATGAGGATGTTCCATCTACTGTCGTCGATGGCGCTAAACTCTCCGAGGTTCAATCTTCTAGAGAAGAATCCCTAACACTGGCTTATCAAGGTTTAGATGGCTTGGTGATGGAATCCCGGATCCAATTCCAGTATCGCCAACCAGACTATTTCAAGGGTTATACAGCAGTTTGGCAGTTAGAGTTGGCTTCTCACGAAACCCAAAAGCTGGGTTACCGGGTGAATATGCTGACAAACAACAAGTCAAGTTCTACTGTGAATGCAGCTGTCACCTTAGTACAGGCAAAAGCTGCTGAGTTGATGGAAGAGCAACACTGGGTACAACAAATTACACGCATTAGCTCAGATAAAAGCATTTTCAATCGCGTGGTTGAACGAGCTGAACAAGATATGTATTTGTTGCGCCAGTCTTTTGGTAAACATAAGACTGTTTCGGCTGGGGTACCTTGGTTCTCGACTCTGTTTGGGCGAGATTCCCTGATTACAGCTTCCCAAACCTTGATGTTAAATCCGCAAATTGCTAAAGAAACTCTGACTTTACTGGCGGCATTTCAAGGAAAAGCTGAGGATGAGTGGCGCGAAGAGGAACCGGGCAAGATTTTGCATGAGTTGCGGTTGGGGGAAATGGCTCGTTGTCAGGAAATTCCCCATACACCTTACTACGGTACAGTCGATGCCACTCCCCTGTGGTTGATGTTGTATGCTGAATACTACGCTTGGACGAATGATAAAGAAACCATAGAGCAACTTTGGCCCAATGCCCTAGCAGCAATGGAGTGGATTGATCACCACACCAAAGAAACTGGTTATCTAAGTTACTACCGTAAATCTAAACGCGGTCTAACAAACCAAGGCTGGAAAGACTCTGGTGACTGTATTGTAGACTCGAAAGGCAACCTCGCCCACGGTTCAATTGCCCTTTGTGAAGTGCAAGCTTATGTCTATGCGGCAAAAACTCGCCTTGCAGAAATTGCCAGAATGAGGAAGCGTCTTGATCTGGTAGAACGCTGGCAAGAAGAAGCTAGAGAACTGAAGGTTCGTTTTAATAAAGATTTTTGGATAGAAGACCAAGACTTCTGCGCCCTAGCTTTAGATGGCGAGGGCAATCAAGCAGATAGTATTACTTCTAATCCCGGCCATTGTCTGCATTTGGGCATTTTTACGCCTGAAAAAGCCTACAGTGTGGCAGAACGGTTACGGGCGCCAGATATGTTTAATGGGTGGGGGATTCGCACCTTGAGCAGTTTGTCACCTGCTTACAATCCGATGGGATATCACATTGGTTCAGTTTGGCCCCATGATAACTCTCTGATTGCGATTGGATTGCGATCGCTTGGTTTGATCGATCAAGCCCTGGAACTTTTCCAAGGTTTATTCGATATGACTAATCAGCAGCCCTATCAACGTCCTCCGGAACTCTTTTGTGGTTACGAATTGAACGGTGATAACGCCCCTGTGCATTATCCTGTTGCCTGTACCCCTCAAGCTTGGGCTACTGGTAGTATCTTTCAACTGCTGCAAATGGTCGTCAACTTGGTGCCTGACGCTCAAAATAACTGCTTGCGAATTATCGATCCTGCTTTGCCAGAGTCGATTAATCGCCTGTCATTACACAATTTGCGAGTTGGCCCCACCATCCTAGATCTAGAATTCGAGCGTTCTGGCAGCACTACGGCTTGTCGAGTCATTAAAAAACGCGGCAATCTCCGCGTAGTTATCGAAGCCTAA
- a CDS encoding Uma2 family endonuclease gives MQAATTTLPPTLKLKINLTDEQYFQLCQNNRDLRFERTASGELLIMSPTGSDTGNRNFDIAVEVGIWNKQTKLGKGFDSSTGFKLPNGTECSPDVAWIKKERWDSLTPEQQSKFAPIAPDFVIELRFPSDNLKPLQKRMQEYIENGVKLAWLIDRKNKRVEIYRPQQDVEILKNPTSLSGENILPGFILDLTDIL, from the coding sequence ATGCAAGCCGCTACAACCACTTTACCTCCCACCCTGAAATTAAAAATCAACTTGACAGACGAGCAATATTTTCAACTTTGTCAGAACAACCGCGACTTGAGATTTGAACGCACAGCCTCAGGAGAACTACTAATTATGTCACCAACCGGCAGCGATACTGGTAATCGTAACTTTGATATCGCTGTTGAAGTAGGAATTTGGAATAAACAAACTAAATTAGGTAAAGGTTTCGACTCTTCCACCGGCTTTAAACTTCCCAATGGTACAGAATGCTCTCCTGATGTTGCTTGGATTAAAAAAGAGAGATGGGATAGTTTAACTCCAGAACAACAAAGTAAATTTGCACCTATTGCACCTGATTTTGTGATTGAATTGCGTTTTCCTAGCGATAACTTAAAACCATTGCAAAAGAGAATGCAAGAATATATCGAGAATGGAGTTAAATTAGCTTGGCTGATAGATAGAAAAAATAAGCGTGTAGAAATTTATCGTCCTCAGCAAGATGTCGAAATTTTGAAAAATCCTACTAGCCTTTCTGGTGAAAATATTCTACCAGGCTTTATCTTAGATTTGACAGATATTTTATAA
- the thrS gene encoding threonine--tRNA ligase, translated as MVQQPMSPNQAPNQSEQPEKIYLPRTSESEKLKKIRHTASHVMAMAVQKLFPKAQVTIGPWIENGFYYDFDSPEPFSDKDLKAIQKEMVKIINRKLPVLREEVSREEAERRIQEIKEPYKLEILADIKSEPITIYHLGNEWWDLCAGPHLENTSEINAKAIELESVAGAYWRGDETKAQLQRIYATAWETPEQLVEYKRRKEEALRRDHRKLGKELGLFIFSDQVGPGLPLWTPKGTLLRSTLEDFLKQEQVKRGYLPVVTPHISRVDLFKTSGHWQKYKEDMFPLMAEDEEAAVLEQGFVLKPMNCPFHIQIYKSELRSYRELPMRLAEFGTVYRYEQSGELGGLTRVRGFTVDDSHLFVTPEQLDSEFLSVVDLILSVFNSLQLKNFKARLSFRDPASDKYIGSDEVWDKAEGAIRRAVEKLGMEYFEGIGEAAFYGPKLDFIFSDALEREWQLGTVQVDYNLPERFDLEYVAEDGSRKRPVMIHRAPFGSLERLIGILIEEYAGDFPLWLAPVQFRLLPVGEAQLDFTKDVAAKFRASGIRAEVDSSGDRLGKLIRNGEKDKIPVMAVVGAKEVESNSLSIRTRASGELGAIAVDEVLEKMKVAIANFDNF; from the coding sequence ATGGTTCAGCAGCCAATGTCGCCTAATCAAGCTCCCAATCAATCAGAACAACCAGAAAAAATTTACTTACCGCGTACCAGCGAATCGGAGAAGTTAAAAAAAATTCGCCACACAGCTTCTCATGTGATGGCGATGGCAGTACAAAAGCTGTTTCCCAAGGCGCAAGTTACAATTGGCCCCTGGATTGAAAACGGATTTTACTATGACTTTGATAGTCCAGAACCATTTAGCGACAAGGATCTAAAAGCCATCCAGAAAGAGATGGTGAAGATTATCAACCGCAAACTGCCAGTATTACGGGAAGAAGTCAGCCGAGAAGAAGCTGAACGCCGGATTCAGGAAATTAAAGAACCTTATAAGTTAGAAATCCTGGCTGATATTAAATCTGAACCAATCACAATTTACCACTTGGGTAATGAATGGTGGGATTTGTGCGCCGGGCCTCATCTGGAAAACACCAGCGAAATTAACGCCAAAGCAATTGAATTAGAAAGCGTTGCGGGTGCTTATTGGCGTGGGGATGAAACCAAGGCGCAATTACAACGCATCTACGCTACCGCTTGGGAAACTCCAGAACAACTAGTTGAATACAAGCGGCGTAAAGAAGAAGCGCTACGGCGAGATCACCGTAAACTTGGTAAGGAACTGGGATTATTTATTTTTTCTGACCAAGTGGGGCCGGGTTTACCTTTGTGGACGCCCAAAGGCACTTTGTTAAGAAGTACTTTAGAAGATTTCCTCAAGCAGGAGCAAGTTAAACGCGGTTATTTGCCTGTGGTAACGCCCCATATTTCCAGAGTGGATTTATTTAAAACCTCTGGACATTGGCAGAAATATAAAGAAGATATGTTTCCCTTAATGGCGGAGGATGAGGAAGCAGCAGTTTTAGAACAGGGTTTTGTTCTCAAGCCGATGAATTGCCCTTTCCACATCCAAATATATAAGAGCGAATTGCGTTCTTATCGGGAACTACCAATGCGCTTGGCAGAATTTGGCACTGTTTACCGCTATGAACAATCAGGGGAATTGGGCGGTTTAACAAGGGTGCGCGGTTTTACGGTGGATGATTCTCACTTATTTGTGACTCCAGAACAACTAGACAGCGAATTCCTCAGTGTTGTAGATTTGATTTTGTCAGTGTTCAATAGTTTGCAACTGAAGAACTTTAAAGCTAGACTCAGTTTCCGCGATCCTGCTAGTGATAAATACATCGGTTCCGATGAAGTTTGGGATAAAGCCGAAGGTGCGATTCGCCGCGCTGTGGAAAAGTTGGGAATGGAATATTTTGAGGGGATTGGGGAAGCAGCGTTTTATGGACCTAAGTTAGATTTTATCTTCAGTGATGCGCTAGAGCGAGAATGGCAGTTGGGAACGGTGCAGGTAGATTACAATTTGCCTGAACGTTTTGATTTAGAATATGTTGCTGAAGATGGTTCCCGCAAACGTCCGGTAATGATTCACCGTGCGCCGTTTGGTTCGCTGGAACGATTGATTGGGATTTTGATTGAAGAGTATGCGGGTGATTTCCCCTTGTGGTTGGCACCGGTGCAATTTAGATTGCTGCCGGTGGGTGAAGCACAGCTAGATTTTACTAAGGATGTGGCGGCGAAGTTTAGAGCTTCGGGAATTCGTGCGGAAGTTGACAGCAGTGGCGATCGCTTGGGTAAACTAATTCGCAATGGGGAAAAAGACAAAATACCTGTGATGGCTGTGGTGGGAGCCAAGGAAGTGGAAAGCAACAGCTTGAGTATCCGCACCCGCGCTTCCGGGGAGTTGGGCGCTATAGCTGTGGATGAGGTGTTGGAGAAGATGAAAGTGGCGATCGCTAACTTCGACAACTTCTAG
- a CDS encoding DUF2973 domain-containing protein — protein sequence MLHLLYILAFTILAFIAVANLIRNLVMFSFDRERTYPTKASSIGNQGNFGYYGAKKQFIPHPELLDSAGNLIKEPLLVMRSINVEDARQQLDALYEASPGKKIENHEEG from the coding sequence ATGTTACACCTACTTTACATTCTTGCTTTTACTATTCTTGCATTTATAGCTGTTGCTAACTTAATTCGCAATCTGGTCATGTTTAGTTTTGATCGTGAGCGGACTTATCCTACGAAAGCTTCGTCAATAGGCAATCAAGGCAATTTTGGCTACTATGGAGCAAAAAAACAGTTTATACCCCATCCAGAGCTATTAGATAGCGCAGGTAATTTAATTAAAGAACCATTGTTGGTGATGCGTTCGATTAACGTGGAAGATGCCCGCCAACAGTTAGATGCTCTTTATGAAGCTTCTCCAGGAAAAAAAATCGAAAATCACGAAGAAGGGTAA
- a CDS encoding Uma2 family endonuclease: MYPDWTIEILSPEQNTTKVIRNILYCLKYGTKLGWLIDLDERVILVFLLGQEPLEITGDERLPIPHFLQLDLTATQIFTWLKPAK, translated from the coding sequence ATTTATCCCGATTGGACAATTGAAATTCTCTCACCAGAACAGAACACTACCAAAGTAATTAGAAATATTCTCTACTGTTTGAAATACGGTACAAAGTTAGGATGGTTAATTGACCTAGATGAACGGGTGATATTAGTATTTTTACTAGGACAAGAGCCTTTAGAAATAACTGGCGATGAACGCTTACCGATACCACATTTTTTGCAACTGGATCTAACAGCCACACAAATCTTTACATGGTTAAAACCAGCAAAATAA
- a CDS encoding PEP-CTERM sorting domain-containing protein (PEP-CTERM proteins occur, often in large numbers, in the proteomes of bacteria that also encode an exosortase, a predicted intramembrane cysteine proteinase. The presence of a PEP-CTERM domain at a protein's C-terminus predicts cleavage within the sorting domain, followed by covalent anchoring to some some component of the (usually Gram-negative) cell surface. Many PEP-CTERM proteins exhibit an unusual sequence composition that includes large numbers of potential glycosylation sites. Expression of one such protein has been shown restore the ability of a bacterium to form floc, a type of biofilm.), producing the protein MAAAPAQAGTLYGSLGLSGNATVSGTTSDPIFTFSPGAISPGDFTGQFAGATAVVGPTPFTLKRVGATNQYNLVNDVVDFLKITLSDSTTVKVNLLKASPAFSRLPNNPLSTNFQFQIIDFLDADFIEPDNTVTKGTLALNLSKSGQSTTFQLTADKPKVDIPEPSALLGLGGLGAFAFSTGLKRKRLVQA; encoded by the coding sequence ATGGCAGCTGCTCCTGCTCAAGCGGGGACTTTATACGGGTCTCTGGGTCTGTCTGGAAACGCTACAGTAAGCGGTACTACGAGCGATCCCATATTCACATTCTCGCCTGGCGCTATCAGCCCAGGTGATTTTACTGGTCAATTTGCAGGCGCTACGGCTGTGGTTGGACCAACGCCATTTACTCTTAAGCGTGTAGGCGCTACAAACCAGTACAACCTTGTTAACGATGTTGTTGACTTCTTAAAGATTACGCTAAGCGACTCAACCACAGTGAAAGTTAATCTGCTTAAAGCAAGCCCCGCTTTCAGTCGGTTACCTAATAATCCTCTAAGTACAAACTTTCAATTCCAGATCATTGATTTCCTAGATGCCGACTTTATCGAGCCGGACAACACAGTTACTAAAGGAACTCTAGCTCTTAATCTCTCCAAAAGTGGTCAGAGTACTACTTTCCAACTCACTGCAGATAAGCCTAAGGTGGATATTCCTGAACCTTCTGCCTTGCTAGGACTAGGAGGCTTAGGCGCATTCGCCTTCAGCACTGGGTTAAAACGCAAAAGACTAGTACAAGCCTAA